The genomic interval CGCTGGCTGTACAATCGGCATCCCCGGCCAGCACCGGACTCGGTGCCGGTCCGCCCGCAAAGATGTAATTGATCAAGTAAACCGCGTCCGAAATTGAAACCGCTGCCGACCCGTCCGCGTCACCGCAGACGTAGCAAGGCGTGGCGCCCGTGGACGGCGGTTCGCATTCGTCCGGGAAGCCGTTGCCGTTGGCATCGACGGCCGTGCCGTTGAGCAGATCGAGGCTGTCGGCTATACCGTTCCCGTTGCAGTCCGGGAAACTGACCGGCTGCACCAGCACGACGTCGAGCGCGTCGGCCACGCCGTCGCCGTCGACATCCGCCTCAATCAGGATCGACTCCAGATCAAGCGGATTAAACGCGCCCAGCACAGCGGCGCCGTCGATATTGGTCTCGCCCCACGGCGGCAGATTCAACGATCCGGCCACCGGCACGCCGGGCGGCAGCCCGTTCAGCCGCAGCGCCGTCAAGGCGCCGCCTTCGGCCGAACTCTCACCGCGCAATGTGTAGTCAAGCGTTGCCGCGGAATCGGATTCGTTCCGGGCTGAAAACACGAATGTGCGCGCTTGTCCCATCGCCACACCGGTAATATCGCGTGGATCCTTCACCGTCACGCACCAGGTGTTGGAGGCAATTAACTTCGAACAGCAGGTGCTCATCGCACCGGAGAGCGTATCGCGCACCGTCACGCAGAAGCAGGCGACGTTGCCCGCCGTGAATCCCAACGGACGACTCAGCGTCACCGGAATTTGCGTGCACTGGCCCGGCGCCAGATTGATGGTGCCGTTGGCCGGGCTGAAGGTAATGCCGCTCGCGTCAAAGTTGCAGCCGCTGCCGGTCGCCATCGGCGCAAACGAAAACTGCGCCACGGAGGTGTTCGGCGTGCGGTTGCAGATGGTCAGATTCAAGGTCACCGTGGTCGCCGTGCGGCAGAGCACAGCCGAGGTGGGCAGGGTGCAGGTGATCTTGCACTTCCCGCGCGAGCCGGCGGAATAGAGGCGATCGATCTCGGTCGCCGGCAGCGGGCGAATCCAGATTTCCAGCTCATCCAGCAATCCGACGAAATGCCGCTCGGTATTGAGGCAGCTTTCACCGGGGTTGGAACTCACTGAAGTCGGTCCGTGGCCGATATCGAGCACCGAGCCGACACCGTTGGTCGAGTAGATTCGTCCTGCTCGCGGTGTGAAGGCGCAGACGGAATCGCCATTGTAGTAGAAGACTCCCACCGGCGAGCCGCTGGAGCGGTCAACCGTCACGGCGACGTGCTGCCATTCGTTGAGCACGACTGGCGCCGTCGGGGTCTCAAAGGTGTCGACCGCATTCGGGAAGACATTCATCGCCAGCCCCAATCGCGCCTGCGTCGACGACACGCGCTTGAGGTACAGCATGATCCCGTTGTTGCCGTTGCCGCCGGAGGCGGAGTTGCGGTTGTCGAGAATCGGAATCGCCGCGCATGGCTGGTAAGGTGAATTCGGGCAAGCGGCGGCGAAAGTCTCCGGGTTGATCCAGACATCGATCGAGAAATCGCCGGTGTCGACTTGCGCGAACGGGTCGTCGAAGACGCGGACGTAGCGCGCCGAATCCAGCGCGATCGCGCCGTTGACGACACCCTCCGCATGTGCGAACTGGTCGGCGTAGTGCCAGCCGGAGCGCGTGCGGGCGGCAATATCGTTGGCCGGTCCCGTCGCGGTCTCGTCGAACGGATACCACGCAATCATGCCCGCCGCCGGTTTGATGCAGCAGGTGTCGGCGATGCAACTGGCGTTGCCGAAGTCCGCATCGCTGATCGTCTGGCCGGTGCCCATGCTATAATTGTGCACGCTCGGCGAGGGGAAGGTCTGGACCCAGTTCGGCTGCAACTGCTCGGTCACCGTCCAGGCGCCGCAGGGGATGTTGTTGAAGCAGTAGTTGCCCGAGCCATCCGTCGTCGTGCTGGCATAGAGCGGGCCGTTCCAATAATAGAGCTGAATCGTCCAGCCGGCCAGCCCTGGTTCGCCAAGGTCCTGGACTCCATTCTTGTTCAAGTCGTTGTATTTGGTGCCGCAGATGTTGCAGAGAATGCTGCAGGTCGTGGTCGAGCACGATTGATTCGGATAGAACGTCTGCCCGCCGAGCGCCGTGCACTCCGCCTGGCTGTTGGCCGGGATACAGTTGAAGTCGATACAGCAGGCGCCGGTCGGCTGGCAGAATTTCGCGATATAGCCGTCATCCAGTCCGCCGCAAATCGGCTGATAGTAGGTCGAACCACCGGGATTGGCCAGGAAGAAAGTACCCGAATCGACGGCCTCGCCGGTAGCGAAGATGCAGCCATAGTTTCCAATCGAGATACTGGAACCGAAGTCGGGATTGTCACTACCCCAATAGGTCGACCACAGCATCGTGCCGCTGTTGTTGAAAACCCCGATCGTGGCATCCTGGACGCCGATGTTCGTGCCCTGGAAGAACGACGGGCCCGGCGGATTGAGCACCGGGAAGTTCGTCGAGAAGGTCATGCCGGTGATATAGAATCGCCCCTGGGGGTCGAGGCAGATCGACTTGCCGCTGGCCCCCATCAGAAAGTCAATCTGGCTCCCGCCGTAATACGTGCTCCAGATCAAGCTGTCGGCGCCGGTGAATTTGGTGATCGTCATGTCGAGGTCGCCGCCCCAACTCTGGATATAGGCGCCGCCCGGATTGACTACCGGGAAATTCGTCGATTCGGAATAGCCCGCCACAAAGACGTTACCGCTGCCGTCGACAACCGCGTCATCCGCCCAGTCGGTGCTGTCGCCGCCAAGATAGCTCGCCCAGGTCTGCACCCCGTTGAGATTGAAGCGACTGACAAAGCCGTCCTGCGTGCCGCCGAGCGTGCTGTCGAAATATGCGCCGGCCGCGTTCAGCACCGGAAACGCCGGCGACTGCGTCAGGCCGGTCACGTAGATCGCGTTGACCGTAACCACGATGCCGAGCGCCTCCTCGTTTCCGGCCCCGCCGAGATAGGTCGACCATAACTGCGCGCCCAGCGGACTGAACTTGACGACAAAGGCGTCTTCGAATGTGGCAATCGTCGGCTGGAAGTAAGCCCCGCCGCCGGGATTCAGCAGTGGGAACATTGTCGAGGAGGTATAGCCGGTCATGAAGATATTGCCGGTGGCGTCGATCACCAGGCTGGTCGCGTAATCGTAGTTCTCGCCGCCATAGTAGCTCGCCCACTGGCGCACGCCGAGCGAGTTGAATTTCATGATCGTCGCGTCCGCTTGCCCGCCGTTGTAGGTCGTGTCATTGTAGGCGCCCGGCATGATGTAGCGCGGCCAGTTGGTGGCAGTCGTGTAGCCGCAGACATAGAGGTTCTGAAACTGGTCGAGGGCACAATCGGCATTGGCCTCAGAGCCGGTGCCGCCGTAATAGGTCGCCCACAGCCGCACGCCGGCCTGCGTGAATTTCCAGATGAAGCCGTCGATCAGCAGGCTGTCGGTCAGTGTGCCCTGGAAGAAGGCGCCGTTGGGCGCGTTCTGCGTCGGCATGTTGTTCGAAAAGCTGTAGCCGACGACGTAGACGAAATCGTTGACGTTGTCGCAGAGGATCGAGCGCGGGCCGTCGAAGTTTGAGCCGCCGTAGTAAGTGCTCCAAACCAGCGGCGGGTCGATCGTCAGCGTCTGACTGCGATCATAGTCGTCGATGGCAAACGTCACGATGTTGCCGTCAACCACGAAGCGGCCGTTCACCGGCGCGCCGTCGGCCTGGAAGCAGTGCAACGCGCCCTCCTGCACCTCACCCAATTCCGTGCGAATCCGCAACCGGGCGGCATCGGCCGAGATTTCGATCGAACTGGCGCCGCGATACTCCATCCGAATCTGCGCGATATCTGCGCCCGGGCGGACGATAAAATCATGCTGGACGGCCGCGCCGGGTCGGCTCAGCACCACCCAGTCGATCCCGCGATAAACTTCCGCAAAGGTCACCTTGCCATAGGTCGGGACGCCGAGCACACCCTCAGGGCGCTGGCTGCGATAGAAGTGCGTCACACCGAGATCGGTCAGGGGTTCCTCCATGGTCACACGCTCGGCCGCGATCGCTGCGCCAGTCAAGTTTAGATCGATCCGGCGCCACTCGAACTCTTTCGGTCCGATTGCCGCGCCTTTCGGCCGCCACACCTTGGCGCCCTTCTTGATGCGCTTGAGGAAATAGTGCGACAGTCCGGACTTGGTGACATACACTTCCGCACCCTGCACGTTGGCGCTGAACAAAACATCGTCCGCCGTCTTCCCGTCGATATTCGCCACTTGCCCGCGGTTCGGCGTAAACCCGAACGACAGATTATTGGTCCATTCGTTCACCTGAGCCTCGGTGGCTGCATCGGCCGGCTCCCACGTCTGCGCGCTCAAACCGCTAACGCCGGCGGCAACCGTGACGCTGGAATTCTCAGCGCGCAGCGGCTGCGACAGGAACATTAGCAACAGCACGATTGCTGCCGGGCTCAAACAGAGGAATATGGTGTCGGTGGTCTTGGATACACTCGGGCGGACGGAAGTCAACATGCTGCCTCACTTGCGGACCAGGTCAGACCGCAACGCTACTGGTTTCGAAGAGGGTTCCCGATAACAGGAAGAGTTTGGACTTGATGGGTCAATAATAAACACATTTTGGCGATTTTAGAAAGTAGAATTTTCACGCACAACCCATCACGGGCGCATCAAATCAGGAGTTTAAACGTCAACTTATCGCCCTGGAATTGCTACCCGCGTCCGCAAGAGCTGACCTCGATTCGAACGGCGGGGAACACCGGCAAGCGCTCGCCGGAGGCCGCTTTTAACTGCGACAACAAACTCTATTTACTTTGACAACTCTTCCCGAGCTTGATACCTTACAGCAGCGATCGAGACCGAATGCTGCACCGCCGCGAGGCGACTCAGCCGAAACTCGTCGCGTCACAAAATCCAGAATCCCAGTTGCGTATTGTCTTCTTCCGTTTTCCGGTTGAGCTGACGGGTCGGTCTGGATACCGGCAGCACCGGCGAGGAGATCAGAGTCAGAGCGGCTTATGGGTAATCCGGCGGCACGAATCGGCGACCTGACCGCACACGGCGGTGTGATCACTTTGGGTGAGCCGACGGTGCTGATCGGCGGCATGCCGGCGGCGCGCGTCGGCGACATGCACACCTGCCCGATGTGCGACGGGCCCAAGCCGCATGTCGGCGGCCCAATAACGATGGGCTGCTTCGTTGTCCTGATCGGCAATCGCCCGGCCGCCCGCGTCGGCGATATGGTGACCTGCGTCGGACCGCCCGACACCATCACCATGGGCTGCTTCACGGTGTTGATCGGCGAAGGCGGCGGCGCCGGTGGTGGGGCCGGCAGCGGCGGCAGCGGCAGCGGGCAAGGCGCCGGTCAAACTGCGGCAGCGGCCGAGACCAATGTCGGTTCCGGCGGCGGCGGCAGCAGCGGTGGTTCCGGGGAAAGCGAGGATCACTACCTCGACGTCAAATTCGTCGACCGCGGCGGTCATCCGATCACCGACGTCAGTTACAGCGTCAAGAAATCGGGAGCCGATGTTGGCGGCGGCTCACTCGCCGGCGACGTCAAGATGAACGGCGTTGATCCCGGTACCTACGACATCGAACTCAAAGCCATCAAAACGGCCAAGTGGTCGGTAGTCAAAGCCGCCGTCGGCGATACGGTGAAACTCACGGCGGAAA from Candidatus Zixiibacteriota bacterium carries:
- a CDS encoding SBBP repeat-containing protein — translated: MLTSVRPSVSKTTDTIFLCLSPAAIVLLLMFLSQPLRAENSSVTVAAGVSGLSAQTWEPADAATEAQVNEWTNNLSFGFTPNRGQVANIDGKTADDVLFSANVQGAEVYVTKSGLSHYFLKRIKKGAKVWRPKGAAIGPKEFEWRRIDLNLTGAAIAAERVTMEEPLTDLGVTHFYRSQRPEGVLGVPTYGKVTFAEVYRGIDWVVLSRPGAAVQHDFIVRPGADIAQIRMEYRGASSIEISADAARLRIRTELGEVQEGALHCFQADGAPVNGRFVVDGNIVTFAIDDYDRSQTLTIDPPLVWSTYYGGSNFDGPRSILCDNVNDFVYVVGYSFSNNMPTQNAPNGAFFQGTLTDSLLIDGFIWKFTQAGVRLWATYYGGTGSEANADCALDQFQNLYVCGYTTATNWPRYIMPGAYNDTTYNGGQADATIMKFNSLGVRQWASYYGGENYDYATSLVIDATGNIFMTGYTSSTMFPLLNPGGGAYFQPTIATFEDAFVVKFSPLGAQLWSTYLGGAGNEEALGIVVTVNAIYVTGLTQSPAFPVLNAAGAYFDSTLGGTQDGFVSRFNLNGVQTWASYLGGDSTDWADDAVVDGSGNVFVAGYSESTNFPVVNPGGAYIQSWGGDLDMTITKFTGADSLIWSTYYGGSQIDFLMGASGKSICLDPQGRFYITGMTFSTNFPVLNPPGPSFFQGTNIGVQDATIGVFNNSGTMLWSTYWGSDNPDFGSSISIGNYGCIFATGEAVDSGTFFLANPGGSTYYQPICGGLDDGYIAKFCQPTGACCIDFNCIPANSQAECTALGGQTFYPNQSCSTTTCSILCNICGTKYNDLNKNGVQDLGEPGLAGWTIQLYYWNGPLYASTTTDGSGNYCFNNIPCGAWTVTEQLQPNWVQTFPSPSVHNYSMGTGQTISDADFGNASCIADTCCIKPAAGMIAWYPFDETATGPANDIAARTRSGWHYADQFAHAEGVVNGAIALDSARYVRVFDDPFAQVDTGDFSIDVWINPETFAAACPNSPYQPCAAIPILDNRNSASGGNGNNGIMLYLKRVSSTQARLGLAMNVFPNAVDTFETPTAPVVLNEWQHVAVTVDRSSGSPVGVFYYNGDSVCAFTPRAGRIYSTNGVGSVLDIGHGPTSVSSNPGESCLNTERHFVGLLDELEIWIRPLPATEIDRLYSAGSRGKCKITCTLPTSAVLCRTATTVTLNLTICNRTPNTSVAQFSFAPMATGSGCNFDASGITFSPANGTINLAPGQCTQIPVTLSRPLGFTAGNVACFCVTVRDTLSGAMSTCCSKLIASNTWCVTVKDPRDITGVAMGQARTFVFSARNESDSAATLDYTLRGESSAEGGALTALRLNGLPPGVPVAGSLNLPPWGETNIDGAAVLGAFNPLDLESILIEADVDGDGVADALDVVLVQPVSFPDCNGNGIADSLDLLNGTAVDANGNGFPDECEPPSTGATPCYVCGDADGSAAVSISDAVYLINYIFAGGPAPSPVLAGDADCTASVSISDAVYLINYIFGGGPQPCSACP
- a CDS encoding PAAR domain-containing protein; the encoded protein is MGNPAARIGDLTAHGGVITLGEPTVLIGGMPAARVGDMHTCPMCDGPKPHVGGPITMGCFVVLIGNRPAARVGDMVTCVGPPDTITMGCFTVLIGEGGGAGGGAGSGGSGSGQGAGQTAAAAETNVGSGGGGSSGGSGESEDHYLDVKFVDRGGHPITDVSYSVKKSGADVGGGSLAGDVKMNGVDPGTYDIELKAIKTAKWSVVKAAVGDTVKLTAETFGIAAGTAASFRIFQIGSRQGERLVETISDGQVAGDKVEAQWKFDYSDDDKPEIGHENAKEYSYPRFYFSVTVAAISARSDLLTLSDELQITLKDDKGNAIPDEQYVVQFTNGEMRQGKLDANGTATERNVPPAKCRVTFPNVTDAKKLPT